From Microcoleus sp. FACHB-672:
AATTTCTGCCGGTTACGCCCGATCACATGAATTTCTTGAATGCCTAACTCTGCACAGCCGGCAACCACTGCCCGCGCCGCACCGCCCGCGCCTAAAATTACGGCGACTGTCTGGCTCCAATCTCGATTGTACGCTTTCAGGGGAGCGACAAAGCCCTCAACATCCGTATTGGTGCCGGCCCAACTTGTGCCGGTGTGCCAGACGGTGTTGACTGCGCCGACGGCTTGGGCAATGGGGGAAATTTCTGATAAAAAAGGCATAATCGCCTGTTTGTGAGGAATGGTGACGCTAAATCCTCGCAAATTGATCGCTGCAAAACCGGCAAGTGCGACTTCTAAATCTGCCGGTTTAACCGGCATCGCCAGATAAACATAATCTACGCCCAACTCGGCAATCGCGGCATTGTGCATCACCGGCGAGAGAGAATGTTCAATGGGAGAACCGATCACCCCTAAAAGTTTTGTCGTGCCTTTAATCACGGAGATCCTCACGTTTTGATCGCATTAAACGGTTATAAATCAAGCGCATCTTTGCCTTGCGGGATGCCGGCAAAGGTATTTTTCACAGCGAGGGCAAGCCGGTCTAAGTCTTCTTTTAACAGCGGTGGCCATTCCACACCCGCTCGGTAGCCGGCTTCAAATAACTGTATACTTTCAACGGCGATTGAATACAAGGCGACTACCAGTTGCCGGTCAAGGTCGGGATTTTCGTGCAAAGCGTCGCCGATGATTTTCACCGCCAGCAAAATCGAAGTCATTTGCCCTGGCACCGGCGGCTTACCTTCCTTGAGCAGCATCAGGAACGCATCGGGATTTTTCTGAGTGGTCAGAGCAGTTCCCTGTGAGAGGATAAAGTTACGGGCTGTTTTGTAATCCATAAATTAGGATAAGCGATTTTGGCTCAGAGATTTGTTAACGATTTCGTTAAGCATCTCAAATTTTACTGTTATATAGAATAGCTTGGTCTAAAGGAATAGCGAGCCGGTTTTGTGCCGGCGTGTCAAAATCAATTTCCAGGGAGAGCAATCTAATGGCAGAATTGAGTGCCGGTTGATCACGCTTGCAGTTACACCCGGATCTTTTATCTGCCGGCTGCATTTAAATTGTGATGCCGGCGCAAATATCTTAAAATTTAGCTTTCACAAAGGTAAGTACAATACAACTCCCTTCCATTCGGGTTGCTCACTACAATCTATCAGCAGTAACAACTCATCGATCACTTGTCGAACCGGCATTCGGTCATTTACTACAAATAACCCCGCCATCTGTTCTCCTCTAGCCAAACGTTCATAAGCAAAGTCTGGCATAGTTGCACGATCATGGGTTAAAAGAATGCGCTCATTGTTTGCCGCCCAATCTAAAATCGCTTGATCGTCTACTTTCCGCAAACCGACATCCTGAACCCGAAGTAAATCAAGGTCAGGTTGACACAGAAACAGTCCTCGAACAATGTCACCATTAAAGTTTTCATCGCTTAGCAATCTCAACATACCACTGCTAAGACTGCTCTTGCGATAACAAACGAGAACGAATTAGACTCAAATCAGGTTGAATACTAGATAAACGTTGCTGTACCGACTCAGCTAACTGCTCTCTTTGATTCAGGTACATTTCTACAGCATTTTGATGCCGAAGATAGTAACCGATTGTGTTGTAGACATCAGACAATGACAGAGTTGAATACCGATGAACAATAGACTCAGGGGATGCGCCATCTTGAAATGCTCGGATTACAATCTCTAGCAAAACCCTTGAATTTCCAACTCGAATCGCTCCAGTTTCATCTTCCCAAAGAGGAGGTGCCTCACGCTCTAAAACGAGGATCATGGGTTCATTCTTGTGTATCAGATACACCATGATTGTAGCTTAATTCAGATATAATTTTTTAGTACAAACCTCAAAGCATCGTCTCAGACTTAACTATGGGCTATCTTGATAAAGCTCTCTATTGTTTTCTTGCTGAATTAACTACCACAACTTAGTTTTTCAGAGTTAGACGCTGCTGCAACTGTTGACGGCATCTGTAACCTCGAATGCGGTTGAACTGAAACTTATTGCCCTGTGCGCGGTTGATCAGATGTTTAATGAAAGTCTGGGAATTTTGATTACCGTTTAATCGCTGAAAAAGGGTGTACACCGGCACCCTAATTTTATTTTTAAATTACCGCAGTGCATTCAATTTCAACCAGCACATCTTTGGGTAAACGAGAAACTTGAACGGTAGCGCGTGCCGGCGCTGTTTTCTCATCAAAATATTTCGCATAAACGGCATTCATCGCCGCAAAATTATTCATATCTAAAAGAAATACACTTGTTTTCACGACATCGTTAAAAGTCGCCCCAGCCGCCGCCAGAATCGCTTCAATATTTTTCATTACTTGTTCGGTCTGCTTTGCGATATCGTCGGGGTAGACAATCTCATTAATTCTGGGATCGATAGCAATTTGGCCGGCAACAAAGATCATCGTGCCGGTGGCTGTAATTGCTTGATTGTAAGGGCCAACGGGTGCCGGTGCTTGTTCGGTACGGATAATTTTTTTCGTGATAGAGATTGGTTTTTCTGAAGTTGACTGAGAGTCTGCCGGTTCGTAGATTTCTCCATCAGGCATCATCGTACCTGTGAGGTCTGCATTCTCAAAGTTTGCTCCATAAATATTGGAGTCCGTCAAATCTGCTCTTTTCAGGTTTGCTCCGCTAACATTTGCCCTCATTAAATTTGCTCGTTGCAGACAAGCTCTCTCTAAATTTGCTCCTCGCAGACAAGCTTTTTTGAAGTTTGCATTAGATAAGTCGGCTTTACTCAAATCTACATCTGCAAAATTTACACTCGACAAATCCATATTTGGCAGGCTGACGACTCCGAGTTTAGCTCCCTGTAAATTTGCTGCTTGAAGTTTCACATTAGTTAAATCGGCTCGACTTAAATCAGCTCCCTGCAATTTCGCTTCGGTCAGATTTGCACTCTTTAAATTTGCTCTAGTGAGGTTTGCTTTAACTAATGAAGCTTTACTTAGGTTCGCCCCGCTCAAATTCGCCCCACTCAAATTTGCCTTATCTAAATCGGCATGACTTAAATTAACACCGTTGATTTGCGCTGCACTAAAGTCAGCACCGTCGAGAGCTGCCCAACTCAGATTGAGTGAGTAACTTTCCACTAATCCACTCAAATTTGCACCCGTCAGAGATGCCCTACTAAGATTTACACTGTTAAGTTTCGCATTGCTCAGGGATGCCCCGCTCAATTCTGCTCCAGTCAAATCTGAACTGGTTAAGTCTATCCCACTCAGGTTGGCACCTTTTAGGTTGACCCCACTCAGTTTTGCTAGCTGAAAGTTTCGTTCCCCTTGTGCGTATTTTGCTAAAAGTTCCGTAGCGTTCATAAATTTGCCTCTCTATTGCCCTGAATTTAGTTTACCGCCGAAGCGTAAACCGGCAATTAGAAATAGCAACGTTGCAGACTGTTGTTTCAAGTCCTTATTTTCACTGCCGGCACGCGAAGGATTATAATCTTTAGCTAATAGCTGAAGTCGTCTGAAAACAACTGAATAAGGCGGTTATGCGTTCAAAGGAAATATAAATTATTCCTTGTTCTTATAGCGTTGCATCCTTGCTTTTAAGGAATTTATAAGTCGGCTTTTACTATTCGCTAATAATGCCGGCAACCGATCTACATCCGCTCCAACCGCTGACGTAACTTGCTGCTTGCCATATCGATCACCGTCACCACCACCAACAGCACCAGCATCATCGTGGTGGCTTTTGTATATTCAAACGCGCGGATATAATTAACCAACTCAAAACCAATGCCGCCGGCACCGACAACCCCCAGCACGGAAGCCGCACGGATGTTGTATTCAAACATATATAATGTATAACCTAAACCCAAGGGCAGCACTTGCGGCAAAATTCCATATTGAGCAATTTGCAGCCAAGATGCCCCAGCCACCTGCAACGATTCAATCGAGCGCGGCTCAACCGATTCAATCGCCTCTTGATAAAACTTCCCAAGATAACCGATGGTGTAAATGCTCACTGCCAACGTCCCCGCCGGCGCACCTAAGCCGGTTGCCGCCACAAACAGCAAACCCAACACAATAGACGGGACTGAACGCACGGCATTTTGCATAAAATTTGCAACCCATTGCAACCAGCGCGGTGCTAAATTGTGAGCGCTGCAAATAGCAAGCGGCAGAGAAAGAATTGCCCCAATTGTGGTTCCCCAAATCGACATCTGGATCGTCTCGATCAGCGCTTTCACGGCGATATCCAGAACATCCAAATTCGGAGGCCACAACCGGGAGATAAAATTAGTGATATGAGGCCAACTGGTCTTCAGTAATTCCAGATTAATCTCAAGACCCTGCAACGCCCAACCATAGACTAAAAAAATGCCGGCAACCGTTGCCAGCCGGCTCAGCCAGGGATAGCGTCGCCACCAACTCACCAAATCTTTCATGATTAAAAAATTCTGCTCACCCTTCTTTTTAAATTCTTTGGCGTTTTGGCCGGTTTAAACAACTAAGCAACCACTAAACAACCCAATTTTTTATCAAATAGAAACTTGAGTTAATTCCGCAAATCGCTCTGATAAATTGCGGCAAGGGCCATCATAAACCACACGACCGGCATCTAAAATAATTGCCCGTTCTGCGTAGGCACTCGCCATTCCCAAATCGTGCAAAACCGTTACAACCGTCATTCCTTGCTGCCGGTGGAGATCGGCAAAAATGTCCATCACCTGTTGCGCCACCTTCACATCCAAGCCGGCAGTCGGTTCATCCGCTAGCAAAATCTGCGGAGATTGCATCAGCGCCCGTGCGATCGCTACCCGCTGTTGCTGTCCCCCACTGAGCCGGTCGGTTTTTTGGTAAGCCAAATCCTTCAGCCCCAAATTAGCCAGCAAATCCAAAGCGTGCCGGCGATCTGCCTTGCTGAAGCCCCACAGGGTTTGCCATGCCGGCAACGTCGCCAGCTTTCCACACAGCACATTATCCAAAGCCGGCAACTGGCGCACCAGCCCCCCGCCCTGAAAAATTAAGCCGACATCTCGGCGAATCCGCCCCAGTGTGCGCGGAGTCAGCACCACGCCATTAATGCGGATCTCGCCGCGTTGCAATGGCAGTAGCCCCACCAGCGCCCGCAATAGTGTAGACTTGCCGGCCCCATTCAGCCCGAGCAACGCCACAAATTCCCCCGGCTGGATCGTGCAATCAATGCCATTCAGAATCGGACGATTGAGCGACAGGGCGTAAGGGCTATGTAGTTTTTCACACTCGATAGTCATGGGGCATGGGGCATGGGGGATCGGGCCTGGGGCATGGGGGATCGGGCATGGGGAATTTTCACCCACTAATCCCTCACCCCCTCTTCAGTCAGCTTACGGGGTCACTCCCGCCCGTTTCATCGCGTCGCGCATCGGTGAGAGGTGAGTCTCATGATCGACTTTCACCAATTCGGTTGAATTATAAAGCGCGGTGAACATTTGATTGTTTGCCGGCTCGTTCAACTTCATCATTGCATTCACGAGCTTTTCTCTGGTCTCCGCCGGCACATCATCATCTATAACAATCCCGTGCGCCGGTACACCAGGAATCTTGTGAAGAACCCGCAACTGTTTGGCTTCCTCTTCTGTAATATAAGGAGCCTTAAGGGCGTATTCCGAAACTGCAGCCACGTCAGCCTGACCTCGCAATACTGCTTGCAAGGCGCTGCCGTAGCCATCACCATAGGTGACTTCGCTAAAGAAATTCTCTAAGCGATCAGGGCCATCCACAAATCCCTGGTTGACGAACTCGCCGGTGGGCATAATAAAGCCCGATCCAGAGGTGCGAGAGGCAAACGCCATTTTTTTATCTTTTAGCTGTTCCAAGGTTTCCTTCGCGGTCGCCTTAGACTCTAGAGGGCTATCTGCGGGCACTACCAATACAGAGTTATAGGTGTGTCCACCCGAATAATCTTTCCGCACCTCAGCGAGGGCCATACGCGCGCCGGTTAATTCCTCGGCTTTCAAAGCGGGCCGGCTGCTCAAGAAGGCGACATCAGCGCGATCGGCGTTCAACGCTTCAACGGCTGCGGTGTCATCGCCAATCACTGTATCCACCGGCATCCCCACTTCTTTCGAGAGGAACTCTCCGACAGCCTTGGCTTTTTGCTCCAAATCTGTAGATTCTTTGCGACTTGCAAAAGCAACCGTCAGGCGAGTTAGGGGTTTTGTCGCAGTCTGGACAGTCGTGGTCGTCTGAGTTGTTTTAACAACGGGGGTGCTTTCAGTCGTCGCTGGGGTATTTTGGGCTGACTGTTCTTGCCCACAGCCGATTAAACCCGCCAGCACGACCACTGCGATGCCGGCATTCAGTCCCACCCGTTTACCCGCGATTCTGAATAGCTCTTTTGTCAAACTTGAAAGTGACATTATTTTGAGAATTACTTGCAATTATCTTCTCCATTAAATTACCAGGTTTTGAATAAAAAAAATCTCTGAACTTTTGATAAGGATTTCAAATCTTCATCTTTAATAGACTTTATACTTACTCCCCGCTCCCTGATGAAGATGGCTTCTTGAGTTATTACATTTAATTTATATAAACAAATTGATCGGCAACCTAAAAAAGAAGCTTGCTATCGTCCCGCTTCAGTGCTTTTCCATTTAAAATTTTGGGATAAATTATGCAAATTTAATAATTTAGACGAGGACGGATGCCGTAGTGCCGGTAGTGCCAGTAATCCCGCAGGATTTGATCGTGATCGAAACATAGGTCTGCCGGCACGCGCCAAGACTCAAAAATCCCCAAATCCTTTGCATCATCAGCAGCTTGGGGATTGCCGGTGGCCGTCGCGATAAACACAATACTAAGCGTGTGCTTTCGTGGGTCGCGCTTGGGGTCAGAATATACATGAAATTGTTCCACCAACTGCACCGGCAGCCCTGTTTCTTCTTCAGCCTCTCGTGCAGCTGCCGTTTCCACAGACTCTCCCTCATCAACAAAACCGCCGGGAATCGCCCAGCCATAGGGAGGATTGCGACGTTCAATGAGTATGATAGGGCGGTGGGGCCGGTCGATCAGCTCAATAATGATATCGACCGTAGGGACAGGATTTTTATAAGTCACAAGCAAAAATTTTTAAGACTCTAGAGTGAGTAACCAGGACTGAGATAAGTATAAGATTACGGAGGACTCTCCCAATCAGGACTTTGCGCGGATATGCCCCACAGAGCTAGCGGGATTTTGCTACACCCATCCTCCTTGCCCGGACGTTTTGGTATTGGTGACTTAGGCCCAGAAGCTTATCGCTTCGTTGATTTTCTGGCAGAGAGTGGCCAACAGTTGTGGCAAGTCTTACCCTTGGGTCCCACCGGCTATGGCAATTCGCCGTATATGTCCTATTCCGCACTGGCCGGCAACCCCCTACTGATCAGCCCAGAACTGGTGCGAGACAATGGCTTGCTTACCGATCAAGATTTAGCCGGTGTACCAGAATTTCCCGTCGAGAGAGTCGATTATGACCAAGTAATCGCCGTAAAAATGGACTTGCTGTGGAAAGCTTGCCAAAATTTCCAACGGCAGCCACAAGATGAATTTGAAGCATTCTGCGCTCATCACGCACACTGGCTGGATGACTACGCCATGTTTATGGCGATTAAGCAGATGAATCGGGGAAAAGGTTGGAATGCGTGGAACCCAGCCCTTGCCAACCGTGAACCCGAAGCCCTGGCATCCGCCAAGATGCTGCTAGAAACCGAAATTTCCTTCCGCAAATACCTACAGTTTGAGTTCTTTCGCCAGTGGGCGCTGCTCAAGCGCTACACCAATGATCGCCGCATCCAGATCCTCGGAGATCTTCCGATCTATGTTGCCCATGACAGCGCTGATGTCTGGGCGAACCCCCAAAACTTTTGCTTGAATCCCAAAACCGGCGAAACCACACTCATGGCCGGTGTCCCACCCGACTACTTTAGCGCCACCGGCCAGTTGTGGGGCAATCCCATTTATAACTGGGACATCCTTAAAGAGAAAGACTATCACTGGTGGGTGCAGCGCTTCCAGGGAATGCTGGAATTAGTAGACTGGATTCGGATTGACCATTTTCGGGGCTTTGAAGCCTACTGGGCGGTCAAATCCGGCGAAACCACTGCGTTGCATGGCCAGTGGATGACAGGGCCGGGAGCCGCTTTTTTTGAGTCAATCGAAGAACAGTTAGGCCGGCTACCCTTTATTGCCGAGGATCTGGGCACAATTACCCCAGAAGTTGAAGCGCTGCGGGATCAGTTTAATATGCCGGGAATGAAGATTTTGCATTTTGCCTTTGGTGCCGGCTGGGGCAACGCTTATTTACCCCACAATTACGCGCGTAACACTGTTGCTTACACCGGCACTCACGATAATGACACAACTCTAGGCTGGTTCAATCATCTGTCAAACCGCGAAAAAGAGGAAGTCCGGCGTTATTTAGGTCGCACTGACGATGAAGAAATTCATTGGGATCTAATTCGGGCGGCTATGAATTCTGTTGCGGATTGGGCAATTACTCCGCTTCAAGATATTTTGGGAATCGGCAGTGAAGGGCGGATGAATACCCCTGGTAAAGGTGAGGGAAATTGGGAATGGCGATACACAGATGGTGCATTAACCAATGAACTACGTCATCGCATTCTTTCCCTAAGTGAAGTTTATGGCCGGTTTTATTAAGAGTCGTGAGTTCTGAGTTTTGAGTTTTGAACAAAGATTTTGTCTTCGTTCTTTTCGCTATTTTCTTGTTTTTTATCCTTCAGTTTCTAAACTATGCTTTTTCCAAGATCTAGCGGTATTTTGCTTCACCCAACTTCTTTTCCTAGTAGATTTGGAATTGGCGATTTGGGAGAAGAAGCCCGTCGCTTTGTTGATTTTCTGGCAGAAAGCCGACAGACATTATGGCAAGTTTTGCCGGTGGGTCCCACGGGATACGGCAACTCTCCTTATATGTCTTATTCTGCACTCGCCGGCAATCCACTTTTAATCAGCCCAGATCGACTGCGGGATGACGGGTTACTAACCGAAGAAGATTTCAGAGATTTGCCTGAATTTCCCGAAAATCGTGTGGATTTTGAGAAAGTTGCTCAAGTCAAAATTCCCTTGCTGCAAAAAGCGTGTGAAAATTTTAAAGCTCACGCTTCTGAAGAGTTGCAACAAGAATTTCGGACATTCTGCGAGAGCAAAGTTTACTGGCTTAATGACTATGCCTTATTCATGGCGCTCAAAGAAGCCCACGCCGGCGATGGTTGGCACACTTGGGATGCCGGTATTTCTAAACGCCACCCGGAAGCCATAGAGTTGTGGGAAAAACAGCTAAGCGATCAGTTATTATTCCAGAAATTTACTCAGTTTGTCTTCTTTCGCCAGTGGTCAGCGATCAAGCATTATGCGAATGAGCGCCAAATTCAAATTATTGGGGATATTCCCATTTATGTTGCTCATGACAGTGCAGATGTTTGGGCACACCCGGAAAGTTTTTGCCTCAATCAAGAAACAGGTGAGCCGGCTTTAATGGCCGGCGTTCCACCGGATTATTTTAGTGTCACCGGCCAACTCTGGGGTAACCCGGTTTATAACTGGGAATACCTGCAACAAAACGATTTTGATTGGTGGGTGCAGCGCTTCAAATTCATGCTTGATTATGTGGATATTATTCGCATTGACCACTTCCGAGGGTTTGAATCTTTCTGGGCAGTGCCTCAAGGCGAAACTACCGCAGTAAATGGGGAGTGGGTTGATGCGCCGGGGGAAGCTTTCTTTACGGTGCTTAATGATAAATTGGGCAAGCTTCCTGTGATGGCTGAAGATTTAGGAATGATCACACCAGAAGTGAAGGACTTACTAGATAAGTTTGAATTTCCTGGGATGAAAGTTTTGCATTTTGCTTTTGGGGGCGATGCAGACAATCCTTATTTGCCCTTCCAATATCCGCATAACAGCGTGGTTTACACCGGCACCCACGATAATGACACAACCGTTGGCTGGTTCAGCCAAGTATCTGAACAGGAAAAAGAGTCTTTGTTGCGTTATTTAGGCTGCACCGGCAACGATGGAATTCATTGGGATCTCATCCGTTTAGCCTTGAGTTCTGTCTCTAGCCAAGCTCTAATTCCCTTACAAGATATTTTAGGACTAGGCACCGAAGCCCGGATGAATTTTCCCAGCAAAGCAGAAGGAAATTGGGAGTGGCGCTATTGGCACAATGCGTTAACGGACGACTTGCGAGATCGCTTCAGAACTTTAACAGAAACCTATGGCCGAGTCCCGAAAAAAAGTGACTAGAGGTTAGGGACTAGGGCAAGGGAGATTAAAGACTGAAGATTAGTCCTTAATCTCCCTTCTGGTGAACAGGCGAGATAACTATAACTTTGCCAGTTTTCACGCCCATGCCCAATGCCCATTCCCCTCTCTTAAGATCGAGGATTTGCCTTAACCGTCACTTCCTCAACCTTTCCGGGTTCGCCCATTTGCTTGGCTTGCCCGTTATTAACCGCGACTAACACACCCCCCGCGTTGCCGGCAGTCACAACCAGTTGCTGTTTAGCTTCCCAACTGCGCTGCGTTCCTTCCGACAAAACCCCCTCAAACTCAATTTTGCCGTCGGCAACAATTTGTATCCAAGATTCAGCCTTTAAAGTAAGGCCAACTCTTACAGCCTGATTGGAATTTGTGACGGTTTTCAATAAGCTAGCGTTCTCTACCTTTGCCAGTTGGCCGGTTGGCGCTTGGTTTCCTTGAGACGGCTGGTTCTTTAACTCCTGCTTATTGTCCAAACCGCTCACCTGCGCTACAGAACGGTTCATCATGTAAGACATCCCGTTAACTGAACACATAATTAGGAATATGTAAACCAAATACAGATGAATCGGTCTTAATTGAGGCGGGGATAATTGTATCCAAGAATATTTGAACAATCGCAGATTCGTTTCCGTGGGAAAATCACTCGCCAGCAAGGCACCATTCATCCCCAGAGCATCAGCAAAACGCCGGATAAATCCCTGAATGTAAACCGGCTCTGGCAGGTGTTGTAACTTGCCTTCCTCAATTGCGTGCAGCATTCCCGACCGGATCATTGTCCTAGCCGCAACATCTTCTAGGGACAAATCCTGGTTTTCACGGACTTGACGCAGTTTTGCTCCCAGTTCTGAAAGCTTTTCTGCGCGTTCTTGCTCAAAATTGCGTATAGGTTTTTTCTTATTTTTCATCATAGGGTGTGCTCCTCAATGTCTGCTGGCACATTAACTGATGTTAGGTTGAGCTGGGTTTGCAAGAACCTTAGCTCAAAATCTTTCAGAGGGCGGTAAGTACCAGGTTTCAACATTGGTTCTTCGGGGGGTTCCAATAAAATGGGTCCTATTGCCGTGCGGTGCAGGTTAACCACTGGATATCCTAACTGTTCTGCGACCCTTCTAATCTGGCGGTTTCTGCCCTCTTTAAGAATTACTTCCAAAAGTGTTTGAGAACCAGGATACTTTGCTAGGGCACGGACTTGGGCGGGTAATGTTTTTTTGCCAGATAGGATAACGCCTTTGCGCCATGCTTCCAAAACCGATTCAGGGGGATAACCTTGCACCCAGACTTGATAGGTTTTGGGAATGCCGTGACGGGGGTGAGTAAGGCCAAATGTCAGCCCTCCGTCATTAGTCAGCAGCAACGCTCCTGTTGATTCAGCGTCTAAGCGTCCGATGGGATGCAAGCCCTGACCTTTGCGAAGTGATGCCGGCAGTAAATCCAACACTGTAGACCGCTTCCACGGGTCGCTACAGGTAGATACGACTCCCTTGGGCTTGTGAAGCAATAGATACACCGACTGAGGACGATAAGCCGGCTTGAGGGGGACTCCATCCACTTCAATTTCATCGCACTCTGGATTGGCTTTTTGCCCCAGCCGTACCACTTGGCCATTCAGATGCACTCGCCCTTCTAGAATCATTTTTTCAGCTTGCCGGCGCGAGGCAACTCCCCATTCAGAGAGAATTTTTTGCAGTCGTTCCTCCATGCTCAGACAAATGTGTAAAGGTGTGAGGTTTTGAATCAGTTGAGCGTTCGGTTAATCTGCGTGTTGGTCAGCACAGACTATGTACAAATATTACAAGACAGGTGGTTCCAAGGGCGTCCCTGTTTTCACGAGGTTCCGCAAACTGTGACCCAGCGCAAAAACTTTAAGCTAAAGGTCGTGAGCTGTAAAGTGGTGCTTACCACCTTCTGGCTCAGAGCTAAGACTGCCGGTATCTACCCTATCAACTGCTCAGCAGCCGCAGAAACCAGAGCTAAGGATTGAGCGTGAGCGGCTAGCTAGAAGTCAATCTATTCGTGCAACCGGCAAGCCGGCCATTTTCACGGATAACTGAGCGATTTTCCGCCTTTCCTCGCTTCATCTTAAGAGTGACGGTTATGCTGTCTACAATATTTTGTACGGAAATAATACATGAGTGGGTCTTTTTTAGCTCAATTCGCTAAGTTTCAAACCTTGGGACTTGTCCGGACGGAAATAAAATCCGGGCAAAGCATCAGTTTTTTAGGCTACGAGTTTACATAGTTATTTTTTGACTGTAATTGAATCATACCGGAAAAAGCTCCAGACTGCATATCATTTTAAACAATTTCAATAGCATCAGCAGTCGCTTGAGTCAGAAATTATAAGTAAACTTGATAGCCTTTCTAAAAATAGGGATGTCTCTGGATTGGAGGGGCGATTCAAAATTTTCGGTAAGGAAAAAAGGTGAGAAGATTAGTGTTTTCACCGGCAGCAACCCATTCAAGGCTCAAACGGGCCTCTCTAGACGGCTGGCCTTCTTTTTTAAAAAGAGTTATCTGACCCAAACCGGCTGCAAAGCAAAGCGGGAGAAAACTGTCCTGACAAGCCGACATTTCAGCAGAACCTAGGTGATTGCTGAGAAAGCAAACAGGAGTTTAAGCGACAGTAATCATTGGGTAAAATGCTCTAATCGTTATTAGCCAAAACTTTGCCTCAATTCTTTGTGGTTAAAACTTGAGTTCAACAAGATCAAGTCGGCACGTCTCAACAGATTTTTTTCAACAATCGTTCGCACAACTAGACTTTAATTCCGTACAATCGAAGTCTATGTTTCAGGAGGCCGCTCAATCTGTCAATGCATAATCAAGATCCCAATCCACAAGCCTTGACGCAAAAACAGAGCCGGCTGATTGGTAAAGTCCTATCTCCCGCAGTTGGGTTATGGTTGCGCTCACAAGTCGAGCAAGTCCAACATCTGCAAGTAAAAATTGAGGGAGGCGACCGGCAAATCCTCTCAGGCTGTATTCCTGGCGTATCCATCACCGCTAAAGGTGCAGTCTATCAAGGATTGCATCTCGGGGAAATTCAGCTCACCGGCACCGGCATTCGCATCAACATCGGCCAAGTCATCAAAGGCAAACCCCTGCGCCTTTTAGAACCGATCCCCGTTGCCGGTGAGCTGAAACTGCCTGAAGCCGATCTCAATGCCTCCCTGCAAGCTCCCTTGCTGGCTAACGCTTTAATCGAGTTTCTACTTCCCTTACTACAAACAAACGATCTTGCGCCTCAACCGGCACGCTATCGCTTGCAAAATTCTCAAATGACCCTCGATAACGGACAACTGACCCTCCGCGCCCAGTTAGTGTCTCCTGCCGGCAACCCAACGCCCTTTGTCCTGCGTAGCGGCTTGCAGCTAGCCAGCAGTCATGAATTGCAGTTTGTCCGCACCCATCTACAGACTTCACAGGCATTGCCGACGGCCAATTTGGATGGCTTCATCATCGATTTAGGCCCAGAAGTTGATATTCAGGAACTCACCCTCAGTCCCGGACTCCTCACTTGTCGAGGCCGGCTCATGGTGATCC
This genomic window contains:
- a CDS encoding phosphate/phosphite/phosphonate ABC transporter substrate-binding protein, producing the protein MSLSSLTKELFRIAGKRVGLNAGIAVVVLAGLIGCGQEQSAQNTPATTESTPVVKTTQTTTTVQTATKPLTRLTVAFASRKESTDLEQKAKAVGEFLSKEVGMPVDTVIGDDTAAVEALNADRADVAFLSSRPALKAEELTGARMALAEVRKDYSGGHTYNSVLVVPADSPLESKATAKETLEQLKDKKMAFASRTSGSGFIMPTGEFVNQGFVDGPDRLENFFSEVTYGDGYGSALQAVLRGQADVAAVSEYALKAPYITEEEAKQLRVLHKIPGVPAHGIVIDDDVPAETREKLVNAMMKLNEPANNQMFTALYNSTELVKVDHETHLSPMRDAMKRAGVTP
- a CDS encoding NUDIX domain-containing protein, which codes for MTYKNPVPTVDIIIELIDRPHRPIILIERRNPPYGWAIPGGFVDEGESVETAAAREAEEETGLPVQLVEQFHVYSDPKRDPRKHTLSIVFIATATGNPQAADDAKDLGIFESWRVPADLCFDHDQILRDYWHYRHYGIRPRLNY
- the malQ gene encoding 4-alpha-glucanotransferase encodes the protein MPHRASGILLHPSSLPGRFGIGDLGPEAYRFVDFLAESGQQLWQVLPLGPTGYGNSPYMSYSALAGNPLLISPELVRDNGLLTDQDLAGVPEFPVERVDYDQVIAVKMDLLWKACQNFQRQPQDEFEAFCAHHAHWLDDYAMFMAIKQMNRGKGWNAWNPALANREPEALASAKMLLETEISFRKYLQFEFFRQWALLKRYTNDRRIQILGDLPIYVAHDSADVWANPQNFCLNPKTGETTLMAGVPPDYFSATGQLWGNPIYNWDILKEKDYHWWVQRFQGMLELVDWIRIDHFRGFEAYWAVKSGETTALHGQWMTGPGAAFFESIEEQLGRLPFIAEDLGTITPEVEALRDQFNMPGMKILHFAFGAGWGNAYLPHNYARNTVAYTGTHDNDTTLGWFNHLSNREKEEVRRYLGRTDDEEIHWDLIRAAMNSVADWAITPLQDILGIGSEGRMNTPGKGEGNWEWRYTDGALTNELRHRILSLSEVYGRFY
- the malQ gene encoding 4-alpha-glucanotransferase; protein product: MLFPRSSGILLHPTSFPSRFGIGDLGEEARRFVDFLAESRQTLWQVLPVGPTGYGNSPYMSYSALAGNPLLISPDRLRDDGLLTEEDFRDLPEFPENRVDFEKVAQVKIPLLQKACENFKAHASEELQQEFRTFCESKVYWLNDYALFMALKEAHAGDGWHTWDAGISKRHPEAIELWEKQLSDQLLFQKFTQFVFFRQWSAIKHYANERQIQIIGDIPIYVAHDSADVWAHPESFCLNQETGEPALMAGVPPDYFSVTGQLWGNPVYNWEYLQQNDFDWWVQRFKFMLDYVDIIRIDHFRGFESFWAVPQGETTAVNGEWVDAPGEAFFTVLNDKLGKLPVMAEDLGMITPEVKDLLDKFEFPGMKVLHFAFGGDADNPYLPFQYPHNSVVYTGTHDNDTTVGWFSQVSEQEKESLLRYLGCTGNDGIHWDLIRLALSSVSSQALIPLQDILGLGTEARMNFPSKAEGNWEWRYWHNALTDDLRDRFRTLTETYGRVPKKSD
- a CDS encoding helix-turn-helix domain-containing protein — its product is MMKNKKKPIRNFEQERAEKLSELGAKLRQVRENQDLSLEDVAARTMIRSGMLHAIEEGKLQHLPEPVYIQGFIRRFADALGMNGALLASDFPTETNLRLFKYSWIQLSPPQLRPIHLYLVYIFLIMCSVNGMSYMMNRSVAQVSGLDNKQELKNQPSQGNQAPTGQLAKVENASLLKTVTNSNQAVRVGLTLKAESWIQIVADGKIEFEGVLSEGTQRSWEAKQQLVVTAGNAGGVLVAVNNGQAKQMGEPGKVEEVTVKANPRS